The genome window GCGTGGGCAGGCCGCCACCTTTGGCATCTGGGTGGGGCTGGTGCTGTTTGGCATGAGCACCCTTTTGATGCTGGCGCCCTTGGTGCAAGGGCCGGGTTTGCCTGAGCGGCTACCCTACAGCGATTCGCCCCTTTGGGCCCGGGCTACCAATGTGCTCTGGCACGCCTTCCCGGTGGTGATTGTGGTGGGCACCTCAGGTCTGGCCGGGTTGATGCGGGTGATGCGGGGCCAGATGCTGGATGTGCTCTCACAGGACTACATCCGTACCGCCCGTGCCAAGGGCCTGAACGAGCGGGTGGTGATTTACAAGCACGCTCTGCGCAACGCGGTGATCCCCTTTATCGCCGGCATTGGGGGGCTTTTGCCGGGCCTGATCGGCGGAGCTGGGCTGGTGGAGGTGACCATGGCCTGGCCTGGAATCACCCCGGCGCTGCTCGAGGCCATCTCGGCCATTGACATTTATGTGATTATGGGCCTCATCACCATTACCACCGTTTTGTTGATGATTGGCAACGTGGTCTCGGATCTGCTGCTGGCCTTGGTGGATCCGCGTATCCGGTACAGCTAGGGGGGGATGGGTATGCTACGAAGAGTGCAAATGAATACCGCCCCGCAGGCCAACCGCAGTTTTTTTCAGCAAGCCTGGATTCGCTTCAAGCGGCATCCCCTGGCCCGGCTGGGTGCCGTGGTGCTGCTGGTGTTTTATCTGGGCGCCCTGTTTGCCGATTTCCTGGCGCCTTATCCAGAAGAGAAAAGCTTCCGCGATTTTTCTTTTGCCTCGCCTACCCAGATTTTCTGGCGCGACGAGCAGGGGCGTCTGACCCGGCCTTATGTGTGTGCTTCTGAGCGGCGCCGGAACCTCGAGACCTTCAAGGTCGAGGTCATCACCGACTGTGAGAAAGGCCGCTATCCCATCTACTTTTTTGTGAAAGGGGAGCCTTACCGCTTCCTGGGGCTCATCCCTACCGACCTGCGCTTGATGGGCGGGCCTTGGCTGCTGGAAGACCAGGCCAAGCTTTTTCTGTGGGGCACCGACGACTTTGGCCGGGACATCTGGGGCCGTATCTGGTTTGGCGGTCGTATCAGCCTGACCATTGGTATTTTTGCGGTAGCCCTGGCCCTCATTATCGGTATCTTCATGGGCAGTATCTCCGGCTACTACGCCGGTCGTCCGGTTACGTTCAGTATCGGGATACTCAACCCACAGTTCTGGGCTTTTATTCGGGGCAGTCCCTGGTACACCCACCTGTTGGCTGCTTTGGGGCTGGTGCTCATCGCTGGCCTGCTGCTGGGCATGGGGTATGGTTACCAGAACTACATCCGCCCCGACCTTCAGCGGGTTAGCACGCTGGCTCTGGGCGCGCTGGGCCTGGTGGTCGGGTTGGTGTTGCTTGGGGGAATACTGTACGCCTTGGTCTGGAAAAGCCACCTGGCCAGGGCTTTGCTCTGGCTTTCGGCCTGGGTGGGCATCGCCTGGCTGCTCTGGATTACGGTCTGGGGTTTCTGGCAGAGCAGCCGGGGCCTCGAGGCCATCGTAGCGGCCTTGATTGGTGCGGTGTTGCTCGGGGCAATCGGCTATATTCTGCTCTGGCCCCGGATCGAATTTGACCTCGACACCATCATCATGCGCACGGTCGAGGTGCTGGCGGCCATCCCCGACCTCTTCTTGCTGATCATCCTC of Meiothermus sp. contains these proteins:
- a CDS encoding ABC transporter permease, whose translation is MLRRVQMNTAPQANRSFFQQAWIRFKRHPLARLGAVVLLVFYLGALFADFLAPYPEEKSFRDFSFASPTQIFWRDEQGRLTRPYVCASERRRNLETFKVEVITDCEKGRYPIYFFVKGEPYRFLGLIPTDLRLMGGPWLLEDQAKLFLWGTDDFGRDIWGRIWFGGRISLTIGIFAVALALIIGIFMGSISGYYAGRPVTFSIGILNPQFWAFIRGSPWYTHLLAALGLVLIAGLLLGMGYGYQNYIRPDLQRVSTLALGALGLVVGLVLLGGILYALVWKSHLARALLWLSAWVGIAWLLWITVWGFWQSSRGLEAIVAALIGAVLLGAIGYILLWPRIEFDLDTIIMRTVEVLAAIPDLFLLIILSVLIPMEMPPAVRFVLVVTILSFVNWGGLARIIRSQVLQLREMEFAQAAQALGAGDARIIIRHVLPGTYTYLIVAVTLAIPGFILGESGLSFLGLGIQEPATSWGLMLSKAQATGITAFTERPWLLIPGVFILLAVLAYNFMGDGLRDALDPRTKV